In Vibrio hippocampi, the following are encoded in one genomic region:
- a CDS encoding OsmC family protein translates to MQAEVKWIDGFKFLGQSQSGHSIVMDGNGGDTAPSPMEMVLMAAGGCSSVDVVDGLKSANQAVTACIAKLSTERRDAAPRIFTKVNIHFEVSGEALDPAWVSKVTKDSLEKYCSVCLMLGEGVEMTHSWEIV, encoded by the coding sequence ATGCAAGCAGAAGTAAAATGGATCGACGGATTCAAATTTTTAGGTCAATCACAATCAGGTCACTCTATTGTAATGGATGGCAATGGGGGCGATACTGCGCCGAGCCCAATGGAGATGGTATTAATGGCTGCGGGTGGATGCAGTTCAGTTGATGTTGTCGATGGGTTGAAGAGTGCCAACCAAGCGGTGACCGCCTGTATCGCTAAATTGAGTACAGAGCGTCGAGATGCCGCACCGCGAATTTTCACCAAGGTCAATATTCATTTTGAAGTGTCAGGTGAAGCACTGGACCCAGCCTGGGTTAGTAAAGTCACGAAAGACTCACTAGAGAAATATTGTTCAGTGTGCTTGATGCTAGGCGAAGGTGTGGAGATGACGCACTCTTGGGAAATTGTTTAG
- a CDS encoding NADH:ubiquinone oxidoreductase, with the protein MTKVLVLIGVSVGAGYAAFDDIHSYLLGVSIATAAVWACYSIAFASMRFPQFAMGLLLLGTVAKLTVTAIGVAIGVSFDLISSPLVFCLTYLFYIIAMSFLMFSYKDKKTNKMLASNPVSAATA; encoded by the coding sequence ATGACAAAAGTACTTGTGCTGATTGGCGTATCAGTAGGTGCAGGTTACGCAGCCTTTGATGACATTCACTCTTACCTGTTGGGTGTATCGATCGCTACCGCGGCGGTTTGGGCTTGTTATAGTATTGCTTTTGCTAGCATGCGTTTCCCACAGTTCGCAATGGGTCTATTGTTACTCGGTACGGTTGCTAAGTTGACGGTCACTGCCATTGGCGTTGCTATCGGGGTGAGTTTTGATCTCATCTCTTCGCCGTTGGTTTTCTGTCTAACTTATCTGTTCTACATTATTGCGATGAGCTTCTTGATGTTTAGCTATAAAGATAAAAAAACCAACAAGATGTTAGCAAGCAACCCCGTTTCTGCGGCGACGGCTTAA
- a CDS encoding L-lactate MFS transporter: protein MNKIDKAMRILIAGFCINLCLGILYAWSVFNKALVSEGWTATDASSPYAVATITFSICLLVAGVLQDRMGPRNILILGATLTGLGMIASSFATTPMMLNITFGVITGAGIGFGYACLSPSAMKWFHPSKKGLVNGLIAAGFGLAAVYLAPLTAAMINSMGISSSFLALGVGVLIIAVPLAATITNPPAGYVPQEPKVKAGKAPVKVKAALDMTWKAMLKTPQFYSLWIMYAFAAAAGLMIIANITTIAATQANLPNAVYLASILAIFNSGGRIAAGILSDKIGGTRTLMLAFVLQGLNMVMFSTYDSEFTLIIGTAVAAVGYGTLLAVFPSLSAEYYGLKNYGTNYGVLYTSWGIGGAIGTAIVGFSMASGQGYNLAYTISAVMMGVCIVLSLVTKPISEEKAAQLKAA, encoded by the coding sequence ATGAACAAGATTGATAAAGCTATGCGAATCCTGATTGCTGGATTCTGTATCAACCTTTGTCTTGGCATCCTATATGCTTGGAGTGTATTCAACAAAGCCCTAGTAAGCGAAGGCTGGACTGCGACTGACGCGTCTTCACCTTATGCTGTAGCGACTATTACCTTTTCTATCTGTCTGCTTGTCGCTGGCGTTCTACAAGACCGTATGGGTCCACGTAATATTCTAATCCTTGGTGCGACACTCACCGGTCTTGGTATGATTGCGTCAAGCTTTGCCACTACTCCAATGATGCTAAACATTACTTTTGGTGTTATCACAGGTGCGGGTATCGGTTTTGGTTACGCATGTCTTTCACCTTCTGCGATGAAATGGTTCCACCCATCGAAGAAAGGTTTGGTTAATGGTTTGATTGCGGCTGGCTTCGGTCTTGCAGCGGTATACCTTGCGCCACTGACTGCCGCTATGATTAATAGCATGGGCATCAGCTCTAGCTTCCTAGCTCTGGGTGTTGGTGTACTTATTATTGCTGTGCCTCTTGCTGCGACGATCACTAACCCACCAGCGGGTTATGTGCCACAAGAGCCAAAAGTAAAAGCAGGTAAAGCGCCGGTTAAAGTAAAAGCGGCACTCGACATGACTTGGAAAGCAATGCTAAAAACGCCTCAATTCTACTCATTGTGGATTATGTATGCGTTCGCAGCAGCAGCGGGTCTAATGATCATTGCTAACATCACAACGATTGCAGCGACCCAAGCTAACCTACCAAACGCTGTGTACCTTGCTTCTATCCTTGCGATTTTCAACTCTGGTGGTCGTATCGCAGCAGGTATTCTTTCTGACAAGATTGGTGGTACTCGCACACTGATGTTGGCATTCGTACTTCAGGGTTTGAACATGGTGATGTTCTCTACTTACGATAGCGAATTCACACTGATTATTGGTACGGCGGTTGCGGCGGTTGGTTACGGTACTCTTCTAGCAGTATTCCCATCGCTATCAGCAGAATACTACGGTCTGAAAAACTACGGTACTAACTACGGTGTGCTTTACACATCATGGGGTATCGGCGGCGCTATCGGTACGGCTATTGTTGGTTTCTCTATGGCGAGTGGTCAAGGCTACAACCTTGCTTACACCATTTCAGCCGTGATGATGGGTGTTTGTATTGTTCTTTCTCTGGTGACTAAGCCAATTAGTGAAGAAAAAGCCGCTCAGCTTAAAGCTGCTTAA
- a CDS encoding fatty acid cis/trans isomerase, with translation MSKLKHPILYALLIIFGGCATYAGMNYDELFGEQTVRQRTVDPASLKGQHFLTEVKPIIDNRCVVCHACYDAPCQLKLSSVDGIDRGASKALVYEGTRLTAATPTRLFEDADSTDEWRDFGFFPVLNERDQTLSANLDAGLVSRLLTQKARHPLPETDQLEGFDFSTNREQVCPTIEEFDAYEKDNPLWGMPFGMPAIANSEYQTLIQWLGQGAIMNKPLPLTFQEQQLVDQYERLFNKSARKNQLTGRYIYEHLYLAHLYFSDLVQDNEQPRFFTLVRSSTPPGEPIQRISTRRPYDDPKVDHVYYRLTPVLSTIVDKTHMPFALNYQRLNDWHTWFIDADYQVAQLPSYDTNVAANPMTAFTDLPVKARFKFMLDNAQNTIMAYIKGPVCRGQLALNVINDHFWVFFIDPDAADVPVINDFYHQQQDNLKLPGELDSNTLPLSNWVKFSKQQARYLEAKSEFMNQWFANGQHLTTDVLWEGNNTNPNATLTVFRHFDSASVVQGLIGEKPKTAWILDYALLERIHYLLVAGFDVYGNFGHQLMTRMFMDFLRMEGESNFLALLPNTVRHQEFSSWYKDQSPQFSAFLQRNVAPFSQPTQVLYLSQDYKSELFDKLQQKFAPIQLARYHIENTGLSTQSEQRLKSIAQIKGVGLQHVPEITTLTIKDAQGQKRLFTLLRNSAHINISSLFSEDKQRDYSNDTLTLVHGVVGSYPATFFDIEESQVDAFVSQLERLNSEQDYLSLLDNFAVRRTSPNFWQHSDEIHAIYRQQQPIEFGLLDYNRFENR, from the coding sequence ATGAGCAAATTAAAGCACCCCATACTCTATGCCCTGTTAATCATCTTCGGTGGTTGCGCCACTTATGCAGGAATGAATTACGACGAGCTATTTGGTGAACAAACCGTCAGGCAACGTACTGTTGATCCCGCGTCACTCAAAGGGCAACATTTTTTAACTGAGGTTAAGCCCATTATTGATAACCGCTGTGTTGTCTGTCACGCCTGCTACGATGCACCTTGTCAGTTAAAGTTATCTTCTGTTGACGGTATCGACCGAGGGGCAAGCAAAGCGCTGGTCTATGAAGGAACACGGCTGACTGCGGCGACACCAACCCGACTGTTTGAAGATGCTGACAGTACCGATGAATGGCGCGACTTCGGTTTTTTCCCCGTGCTCAACGAACGTGACCAGACCCTTTCTGCTAACTTAGATGCTGGGTTAGTCTCTCGCCTACTGACACAAAAAGCACGTCATCCGCTGCCGGAAACCGATCAGCTTGAAGGGTTCGATTTTTCAACCAACCGAGAGCAAGTTTGCCCGACGATTGAAGAGTTCGATGCCTATGAAAAGGATAACCCTCTTTGGGGAATGCCCTTTGGTATGCCCGCAATTGCCAATAGCGAGTATCAGACTTTGATCCAATGGCTAGGGCAAGGGGCAATAATGAACAAGCCTCTTCCCCTGACCTTCCAAGAACAGCAGTTAGTCGACCAATACGAACGACTATTCAATAAATCGGCTCGCAAGAATCAACTGACGGGGCGTTATATCTATGAGCATCTCTATCTTGCTCACCTCTACTTTTCAGATTTAGTCCAAGACAATGAACAGCCACGCTTCTTTACTCTCGTTCGTTCCTCTACGCCACCGGGAGAGCCGATCCAGCGTATTTCAACCAGAAGACCTTATGATGACCCAAAAGTCGATCATGTTTACTATCGACTTACGCCTGTTTTGAGTACCATCGTCGACAAAACCCATATGCCCTTCGCGCTTAATTACCAGCGACTCAATGACTGGCACACGTGGTTTATTGATGCTGATTACCAAGTCGCTCAACTACCGAGTTATGACACCAACGTGGCTGCAAACCCGATGACTGCCTTCACTGATTTACCGGTTAAAGCCCGATTCAAATTCATGCTTGATAACGCACAAAATACCATTATGGCGTATATCAAAGGGCCGGTTTGTCGTGGGCAGTTAGCACTCAACGTGATTAATGACCATTTCTGGGTGTTTTTTATTGACCCAGACGCCGCAGATGTACCGGTTATTAATGACTTTTACCACCAGCAACAAGACAATCTGAAACTTCCCGGAGAACTGGACAGCAACACTTTGCCATTGAGTAACTGGGTAAAATTTTCGAAGCAGCAAGCGCGCTATCTCGAAGCAAAATCGGAGTTTATGAACCAATGGTTTGCTAACGGACAGCACCTAACCACTGATGTGCTTTGGGAGGGTAACAATACCAACCCCAATGCGACACTGACCGTCTTTCGTCATTTTGATAGTGCATCCGTCGTCCAGGGGTTAATTGGAGAGAAGCCTAAAACCGCTTGGATCCTCGATTACGCCTTGCTTGAACGTATTCACTATTTACTGGTGGCGGGATTTGATGTTTATGGCAACTTTGGTCATCAACTGATGACACGGATGTTTATGGATTTTTTGCGTATGGAAGGTGAAAGCAACTTCCTTGCGCTACTTCCTAACACGGTCAGGCACCAAGAGTTCAGTAGTTGGTATAAAGACCAAAGCCCACAATTTAGCGCCTTTCTCCAGCGCAATGTTGCGCCCTTTAGTCAGCCGACCCAAGTTCTCTACCTTAGCCAAGATTACAAATCGGAACTGTTTGATAAGTTGCAGCAAAAATTTGCGCCAATACAACTTGCAAGATATCACATCGAAAACACGGGGCTATCGACTCAAAGTGAACAGCGCCTTAAGTCGATTGCACAAATAAAAGGAGTCGGGTTGCAGCATGTTCCTGAAATCACAACACTGACCATCAAAGACGCTCAGGGACAAAAACGCCTGTTTACGCTATTAAGAAACAGCGCACACATCAACATATCGAGTCTATTCTCTGAAGACAAACAGCGGGATTATTCCAATGATACGTTAACGCTCGTGCATGGTGTGGTCGGAAGCTACCCCGCGACCTTTTTTGATATTGAAGAGTCTCAAGTCGATGCTTTTGTGTCTCAACTTGAGAGGTTAAACAGTGAACAAGACTATCTTTCTTTACTGGATAATTTTGCAGTTCGAAGAACTTCTCCAAACTTCTGGCAGCACAGTGATGAAATACACGCCATTTACCGCCAGCAGCAACCGATTGAGTTTGGTCTGTTAGATTATAATCGATTTGAAAACCGTTAA
- a CDS encoding FKBP-type peptidyl-prolyl cis-trans isomerase, with the protein MNKFILPLIALVLAAFMIYRTWNNHKASEQNFAIGQTFLAENGQKEGVITTESGLQYLVLHKAEPSDEHKKPQSESKITVHYEGKLIDGTVFDSSIERGAPISFALNQVIKGWQEGMLLMSVGDKYRLFVPSTLGYGTKGTGPIPPSSVLIFDVELIDVQ; encoded by the coding sequence GTGAATAAATTTATTCTTCCTCTGATCGCATTAGTGCTTGCTGCATTTATGATTTATCGCACTTGGAACAACCATAAAGCCTCTGAACAAAATTTTGCAATTGGTCAAACTTTTTTAGCTGAAAATGGGCAAAAAGAGGGAGTCATTACAACAGAAAGCGGCCTGCAATATCTGGTGTTACATAAAGCAGAACCTTCCGATGAACACAAAAAGCCACAGAGCGAAAGTAAGATCACCGTCCACTATGAAGGAAAACTGATCGACGGCACTGTGTTTGACAGCTCTATTGAGCGTGGAGCACCTATCAGCTTCGCGCTGAACCAAGTGATCAAAGGATGGCAAGAAGGCATGCTACTGATGTCTGTTGGTGATAAATATCGTCTATTTGTCCCAAGCACTCTGGGTTATGGCACCAAAGGCACAGGACCTATCCCACCGTCTTCAGTACTTATTTTTGATGTTGAGTTAATCGACGTACAGTAA
- the torS gene encoding TMAO reductase system sensor histidine kinase/response regulator TorS yields MVLSRASIGQKLLFSFVVMALLVLLSTAIGVSGFSLVEKTKRNVVDTAIPSMIEARQVSELSSQIIASVHTLASAKTTKQHQESGSQLFNELELLLERIKTLRTDSFDTELLTELENNVQAIIDSLAELGLSVNQSINLSGYSKQQVDQLNVWAQELEQLTRTQVLNTSTITVANVTHIYGLVENNNKLQATKALDELVEVDLDLSERLHELHLLAFRTLNQIEEFKTVSDPQRIEQLQRNYIANVNIMKRRVQGVEDPTRSQQMSLLLQQLNQGKRVFETLKQKHETDIHSQTILQDTLVLFASLNTTVSQLVDQSNLTTSNAVETLSSTLLYAKWTLGLLSLVSLLIATVVIWRVIFRSVVTRLQTYSAALLSIAKGKLDVDLEVKGNDELAYMGQAILTARDTAKSLQVMVKAESKARQELEQHKAQLEQTVTERTYQLQRANIRLNQEVVNHTKARNDAEQANKAKSAFLATMSHEIRTPMNGVLGTAALMEETPLTSKQGHYLDVINRSGQTLLAILNDILDYSKIEAGHLEIRQKPFDLYRMVQDCYQLMLGKALEKDLDFRFTISDDVNTVYSGDVTRISQVINNLVGNAIKFTETGSVEIKVSREPQGELLFEISDTGIGISSEDQIHLFEAFTQGDSSHSSKGGTGLGLAICQRLVRTMQGELYLDSYIGEGSRFWFNLPLAIAELDIAQQSDLASVSKRSARVLLVEDNPVNLMVAEGFLVNMGHHVICAETGKAATQLFSDHSFDIVLLDINLPDTNGVELLRSLRAQHPMKANTVPFIAVSAHVFREEVTSYLDAGFDGYLPKPIDREALRTTIQSHLVDTDEHEGVMDDSENHEPVATLPIDDNNQQRVNVIDEAVLQQDLEILGYARMSSIVDAFDNSCEQLLQELDAAALARNDSLIRSLAHKLKGSAGSLGLQRLYQLTLDIETSSSHCQAYDDKRSELNTVVSESSKALQRVLEKSHQSDD; encoded by the coding sequence ATGGTTTTGTCTCGGGCAAGTATTGGCCAAAAGTTGCTGTTCTCATTTGTCGTCATGGCATTGCTTGTTCTATTGTCTACGGCAATTGGTGTCTCCGGTTTTTCTCTGGTAGAGAAGACCAAGCGCAATGTGGTAGACACCGCCATTCCCTCTATGATCGAGGCGCGTCAAGTCTCAGAGTTGAGCTCACAAATTATCGCTTCGGTGCACACCCTTGCGAGCGCCAAGACAACGAAACAACACCAAGAATCCGGCAGCCAACTCTTTAATGAGTTAGAGCTTCTTTTGGAACGAATCAAAACGCTACGCACAGACAGCTTTGATACTGAGTTGCTGACGGAGTTAGAAAACAACGTTCAAGCCATCATCGACAGTCTTGCTGAACTCGGTCTCTCAGTGAATCAGAGTATTAACTTATCGGGCTACTCCAAGCAGCAGGTTGATCAGTTAAATGTCTGGGCACAAGAACTCGAGCAACTCACGCGTACCCAAGTACTTAATACCAGTACCATTACTGTGGCAAATGTCACCCATATCTATGGTCTGGTCGAAAATAATAACAAACTGCAAGCGACTAAGGCGCTAGATGAGTTGGTCGAGGTCGATCTCGATCTATCGGAACGGCTGCATGAATTACATCTTTTGGCGTTTCGTACTCTGAATCAGATTGAAGAATTTAAGACGGTGTCCGACCCTCAACGTATTGAGCAATTACAACGTAACTATATCGCGAACGTCAATATTATGAAGCGCCGTGTTCAGGGGGTAGAAGATCCCACGCGTTCGCAGCAAATGTCGCTGTTATTGCAGCAATTAAACCAAGGAAAACGTGTTTTTGAAACCCTGAAGCAGAAGCATGAAACCGACATTCATTCGCAAACCATTTTACAAGATACACTGGTGCTGTTTGCATCACTCAATACCACCGTATCTCAACTGGTCGATCAATCCAACCTTACCACCTCAAACGCGGTTGAAACGTTGTCATCGACCTTGCTCTATGCTAAATGGACGTTGGGCTTGCTCTCTCTTGTTAGTCTGCTTATTGCAACGGTTGTCATTTGGAGAGTGATTTTCCGCTCGGTGGTTACACGGTTACAAACCTACTCTGCGGCACTACTTTCGATAGCGAAAGGTAAACTGGACGTTGATCTTGAGGTCAAAGGCAATGATGAATTGGCTTATATGGGGCAAGCGATCCTTACTGCGAGAGATACGGCTAAGTCACTGCAAGTGATGGTCAAGGCTGAATCAAAAGCTAGACAGGAGTTGGAACAACACAAGGCTCAATTAGAGCAAACCGTGACAGAAAGGACGTACCAATTACAACGCGCAAATATTCGTTTGAACCAAGAAGTGGTTAACCATACCAAAGCACGTAATGACGCCGAACAAGCCAATAAGGCGAAATCGGCTTTCTTGGCAACCATGAGTCACGAAATCCGTACGCCAATGAATGGGGTATTGGGAACCGCTGCGCTGATGGAGGAAACGCCATTAACAAGTAAACAAGGTCACTACTTAGATGTGATTAACCGCAGCGGACAAACACTTCTTGCGATCCTCAATGACATTCTTGATTACTCTAAGATAGAGGCGGGTCATTTAGAAATACGCCAAAAGCCCTTTGACCTCTACCGCATGGTACAAGATTGCTATCAATTGATGCTAGGCAAAGCGTTGGAGAAAGACTTGGATTTTCGCTTCACGATTAGTGACGATGTGAATACGGTTTATAGTGGCGATGTCACCCGAATTAGTCAGGTGATTAACAATCTCGTCGGTAACGCCATCAAATTTACCGAGACAGGTAGTGTCGAAATTAAAGTCTCTAGAGAACCTCAGGGCGAATTGTTGTTTGAGATTTCTGATACCGGCATCGGGATCAGCAGTGAAGACCAAATTCATCTATTTGAAGCGTTTACCCAAGGCGACAGTTCCCATTCATCCAAAGGGGGAACAGGACTCGGCTTGGCGATTTGTCAAAGATTAGTCCGTACCATGCAGGGTGAGCTTTACCTTGATTCATATATCGGAGAAGGCAGTCGCTTCTGGTTTAATCTACCCCTCGCGATTGCTGAGTTAGATATCGCGCAACAGAGTGACCTTGCATCCGTGAGTAAGCGAAGTGCGAGAGTATTGCTGGTTGAAGATAATCCAGTCAATTTGATGGTGGCTGAGGGCTTCTTGGTCAACATGGGGCATCATGTTATTTGCGCTGAAACAGGTAAGGCGGCAACACAATTATTTAGTGACCATAGTTTTGATATTGTGCTGTTAGATATTAACTTGCCTGATACCAACGGGGTAGAGTTGTTACGGAGTTTGCGCGCTCAGCATCCGATGAAAGCCAATACGGTGCCTTTTATTGCCGTGTCGGCGCATGTGTTTAGAGAGGAAGTCACGAGTTATCTCGATGCCGGGTTTGATGGATATTTGCCTAAACCTATTGATAGAGAAGCACTACGAACCACCATTCAAAGTCATTTAGTTGACACTGACGAGCATGAAGGCGTGATGGATGATAGCGAAAACCATGAACCAGTGGCAACGCTACCGATTGATGACAACAATCAACAAAGGGTCAACGTTATTGACGAAGCGGTGCTGCAACAGGATCTAGAGATCCTTGGGTATGCGCGGATGAGTAGCATTGTTGATGCTTTCGATAATTCCTGCGAACAGCTGCTACAGGAATTGGATGCCGCAGCATTGGCACGCAATGATTCATTGATTCGTTCTCTTGCTCATAAGCTTAAAGGCTCAGCGGGATCGCTGGGTCTGCAACGCTTATACCAACTGACTTTAGATATAGAAACGAGTTCCAGCCATTGTCAGGCTTATGATGACAAGCGTAGCGAACTGAACACGGTCGTCAGCGAATCGAGTAAGGCGTTACAGCGGGTGTTAGAAAAAAGCCATCAGTCTGACGACTGA
- the torT gene encoding TMAO reductase system periplasmic protein TorT, giving the protein MLKNKILHRILAYCLSLVPAFCYANAPTDANANPNTNAEKLCAIYPHLKDSYWLSVNYGMVTEAQQQNVALKVFESGGYLNLTKQQQQIIACETWGADAILLGTVSPDGYQNNLDLFSADTPVFATVNYLQLSEQQAENVKGVVGVDWYDMGHKVGEYLANKHPKGQGKATLALLPGPKASGGTKPAVQGFLDSIADADIDVQTTLWADNDKELQRNLIQQILDTSTPPDYIAGSAVAIEAAISELRSLSIEPPKLLSIYLSHGVYRGLLRNKVILAPTDQMVTQGRESVKQALHYLRQQPYQTPIAPEINVLTPTNLDSINIKNSLSPGGYRPIFSITPKLPQDAR; this is encoded by the coding sequence ATGCTAAAAAACAAGATACTGCACCGAATATTGGCTTACTGTTTGAGCCTAGTCCCCGCTTTTTGTTATGCGAATGCGCCAACGGATGCTAATGCCAATCCGAATACAAACGCAGAAAAGTTGTGTGCTATCTATCCACACCTAAAGGACTCTTATTGGCTATCGGTTAATTACGGGATGGTCACTGAAGCACAACAGCAAAACGTCGCCCTAAAAGTGTTTGAGTCCGGCGGTTACTTAAACCTCACCAAGCAGCAGCAACAAATCATTGCTTGTGAAACATGGGGCGCTGATGCGATTTTACTGGGTACTGTCTCTCCTGATGGCTACCAAAATAATCTCGACCTATTCTCCGCTGATACTCCCGTATTTGCCACCGTTAACTATCTGCAACTGTCAGAGCAACAAGCGGAAAACGTGAAAGGTGTCGTTGGTGTCGATTGGTACGACATGGGGCATAAGGTGGGAGAATATTTGGCAAATAAACACCCTAAAGGTCAAGGCAAAGCGACCTTAGCTCTGCTGCCTGGTCCCAAAGCAAGTGGCGGTACTAAACCCGCCGTTCAAGGCTTCCTCGATAGTATTGCCGATGCGGATATCGACGTTCAGACAACACTTTGGGCAGACAACGATAAAGAGTTACAGCGTAACCTAATTCAGCAAATCCTTGATACTTCAACGCCTCCAGACTATATCGCTGGAAGTGCTGTAGCAATTGAAGCGGCAATCAGTGAATTGCGATCGTTGTCGATCGAGCCTCCTAAATTACTGTCGATCTATTTAAGTCATGGTGTTTATCGTGGCTTACTGCGCAATAAAGTTATTTTAGCGCCCACTGACCAGATGGTTACTCAGGGACGTGAATCAGTAAAACAAGCGCTGCATTATTTGCGTCAACAGCCATATCAAACCCCTATTGCACCTGAGATAAATGTACTGACTCCAACTAATCTCGACTCCATCAATATCAAGAACTCGTTATCACCGGGAGGATATCGTCCCATATTCTCTATAACACCCAAGCTACCTCAAGATGCGAGGTAA
- a CDS encoding methylglyoxal synthase gives MQRTIRTMPAHKNIALVAHDHYKPELLRWVQEHKEKLQGHFLYATGTTGNMLSKETGLAIKSMISGPMGGDQQIGALISEGKLDMMIFFWDPLNAVPHDPDVKALLRIASVWNIPVATNRATANFLFESNLLDQEVDIEIPDYDAYLAERL, from the coding sequence ATGCAACGCACCATTCGCACCATGCCAGCGCACAAAAACATCGCGCTAGTCGCCCACGATCACTACAAACCCGAACTATTGCGCTGGGTTCAAGAGCATAAAGAAAAGCTGCAAGGTCACTTTCTTTATGCGACCGGTACGACAGGTAACATGCTAAGCAAAGAGACAGGTCTTGCGATTAAGAGCATGATCAGTGGTCCAATGGGTGGTGACCAACAGATTGGCGCCCTTATCTCTGAGGGTAAATTGGACATGATGATTTTCTTCTGGGATCCACTCAATGCCGTACCTCACGACCCTGATGTCAAAGCCCTGCTGCGTATTGCCAGTGTTTGGAACATCCCAGTCGCGACCAACCGCGCCACCGCCAACTTCTTGTTCGAATCAAACTTGCTCGACCAAGAAGTCGATATTGAGATCCCAGACTATGACGCTTACTTAGCTGAACGTCTGTAA
- the msrB gene encoding peptide-methionine (R)-S-oxide reductase MsrB, which yields MKKLTWRYLTLVLSLPILFVFASYHSMADNPKQSEQNRSGNSETATLAGGCFWCTESDLEQLDGVIDVVSGYSGGEEQNPSYREVASGKTGHIEVIQVTYDPETVSYQQVLDYFLRHIDPTDAKGSFVDRGAQYRPAIFYHNSQQQQIASEFIAQVDALGVYKKPLAVELIEYSQFWPAEDYHQDYYKKSAVKYKYYRYASGRDAYLDTIFGDDRKSKPVTLASMIDKGSKSDSQTIKPYVRPSDSDIKASLTELQYQVTQKDATEAPFENEFWDNKQAGIYVDIVSGEPLFSSTDKYRSGTGWPSFTQPINKGYIVTQTDYKLIFPRTEIRSKFANSHLGHVFKDGPAPTGLRYCINSASLRFIPKDHLAQQGYAEYLKLFQ from the coding sequence ATGAAAAAACTAACTTGGCGCTACCTCACCTTGGTACTCAGCTTGCCAATACTGTTTGTGTTCGCAAGCTATCATTCAATGGCTGACAACCCGAAACAGAGCGAGCAAAATCGCTCAGGAAACAGTGAGACAGCGACACTGGCTGGCGGATGTTTTTGGTGTACCGAATCGGATCTAGAACAGCTCGATGGTGTTATCGATGTCGTATCAGGCTATTCAGGTGGTGAGGAACAAAACCCATCCTACCGTGAGGTGGCCAGTGGCAAAACCGGTCATATCGAGGTCATTCAGGTCACTTATGACCCAGAAACGGTCTCATACCAACAGGTTCTTGACTATTTTCTACGTCATATCGACCCCACCGATGCCAAGGGCTCTTTTGTTGATAGAGGCGCTCAATATCGACCCGCAATTTTTTACCATAACTCACAACAACAGCAAATCGCCTCTGAATTTATTGCGCAGGTGGATGCTTTGGGGGTGTACAAAAAACCCTTGGCGGTCGAGCTGATCGAGTATTCTCAATTTTGGCCCGCAGAGGATTACCACCAAGACTATTACAAGAAGAGCGCCGTTAAGTACAAGTACTACCGCTATGCCTCTGGACGAGACGCTTATTTAGACACGATTTTTGGTGATGATAGAAAGTCCAAGCCAGTGACTCTTGCTAGCATGATTGATAAGGGGAGCAAGAGCGACTCACAAACCATTAAACCTTATGTTAGACCCAGTGATAGCGACATTAAGGCGTCACTGACGGAGTTGCAATATCAGGTGACTCAGAAAGACGCGACAGAAGCCCCCTTTGAAAACGAATTTTGGGACAACAAACAAGCCGGGATTTATGTGGATATTGTCTCAGGTGAGCCGCTGTTTTCATCCACAGATAAATATCGTTCAGGTACGGGTTGGCCAAGCTTTACCCAACCCATTAATAAAGGTTACATTGTCACACAGACCGACTACAAACTGATCTTTCCAAGGACAGAAATACGAAGTAAATTCGCTAACTCGCATCTCGGTCATGTGTTTAAAGATGGGCCTGCACCGACGGGATTAAGGTACTGCATTAACTCTGCATCACTGCGGTTTATCCCGAAAGATCACCTAGCGCAGCAAGGTTACGCTGAGTACCTGAAACTGTTCCAATAG